In Gemmatimonas aurantiaca, the sequence CAGATGGGCATCGGCCCGTTCCGCGAGCGCCTGCAGCGGGGGCATGCCGGCGCGTCAGCCGCGTGACGACACGGCCAGCCGGTAGCCGGCACCGCGCACGGTGGACAGGAGCGGCGTTTCCCCTTCGCCGTCGATCTTGCGCCGCAGACGGGCGATATAGACGTCGATGACGTTGCTCATCGGGTCGAAGTTGTCGTCCCACGCATGTTCCCCGATGAACTCACGGGTGAGCACGCGACCCGGCGCGCGCATGAGCACTTCGAGCACCGCGAACTCCTTGGTCGTGAGCGTGATCACCCGACCATTGCGATGGGCTTCGCGCGTGGCGGGATCGAGCACCAGATCCTCCACCTGCAGCACAGTCGGCGCCGCATGGTCGGGACGCCGCATGAGGGCACGCAGCCGCGCCACGAGTTCGCCCAAAGCGTAGGGTTTCACGAGATAGTCGTCGGCGCCGAGATCGAGCCCGGCGATGCGGTCCTCCACCCCATCGCGCGCCGTGGCCATCAGGATACGCGGGGCCGGAATGCGCGCCCGCAACGCGGTGCAGAGCACAAATCCGTCGTCGTCGGGTAATCGGACATCGAGCACCACGACATCATACGGGCTGACGGCGGCGAGCCCACGCGCCATCTTCCCTGTGGCGGCCGGGTCCACCGCAAACCCGGACGCCCGCAGAAATGCCGTTGCGCTCTCGCGCAACGTGTCGTCGTCTTCCACCAGCAGCACACGCATTCGTGGGAATCTATCGGCGAATATGACGGGCGTATGAACGGCAGGAAACACAAGCTCGACACCGCCACCGGCGAGTGGGCCGCGGCACGCCCGCGGATCCGCCCGCGGATCGGATTGGTGCTGGGCGGGGGCGCCCTCAAAGGCATGGCGCACATCGGGGCCCTGCGTGCGCTCGCCGAAGCGAAGATCACGCCGGCGCTCTACGCCGGCACCAGTATCGGCGCCATGATCGCCGCCGCCGCGGCCAGCGGACGGACACCCGAGAATCTCCTCGAGCGGGCCCGCCGCTTCCGCCGTCGCGACCTCTTTCGCATCAATCACATGGGCATGCTGATGGAACGCATGCTCTCCCGGTCCATCTACCTCGAAGGCCCCCTCCGGAGCCTCTGCGAGGAACTGGTCGACGAAGGCACCTTCGAAACGTTCCGCCGGCCCCTGCTGGTCACCGCCGTGGACATCGAACGCGGGGTGCCCGTGGTCTTCGGCCGCCCCGGGCTCCGCGCCGTGAAGGTGCGCGATGCGGTGTATGCCTCCTGTGCGCTGCCGGGCTTCTTCCCACCCGGCGTGGTCGGCAACCGGGTCTGCATCGACGGGGGCACCACCGACAATCTCCCCATCGGCATCGCGGCGCTGGGCATGGACGCCCTCATCGCGGTCGACGTGGGCATGGCCGACGTCCCCCTGGCCACCGGCGTGGCCGAACAGGGCTTTGCGTCGATCTTCATGCGCGCTGCGGCCATGATGATGCACGAGCAGCAGCAGGGCGTGCTTGACCGCTGGGCCGCCCCGCCGCTGCTGCTGGTGCGGCCTCCGGTCTCCCACATCGGCCCCTTCTCCTTCAGCCACGTGGAGGAACTCATCGAGGCGGGCTATCACTCCATGCGGGACGCCCTGGGTTCGCTCGACCAGATGCTGGCCGCGCCCGGCGGCGTGTTTCCGCGCCAGGAAGTGAAAATCGTGGTCGACCGGGACCGTTGCACCGGCTGCGGCATCTGCGTGGCCAATGCGCCCGAACTCATGGCGCTCGATCGGGAACAAAAAGCCTTCCCTTTGCTCCCCATCCACGAATTCTCCCCGGCCGACGCCGCGTTCGCCCGCTGCTGCCCGGAGGACGTCATCCGGGTGGAGCCCACCACGCCCACCGAAACCGTGGCCGATCAACTCGTCCAGAGCGCGTAGGCGCGCCCAGGCGCGCACGCCGGTCGAGCGCATCCGCGTGACGCTCGCTCATGGCCGCTCACGCGGATTACTGGTCACACTCCGTGCCGTGGCCGATATTTCCCGGTAGCCTCGTCGGTACCGGGCGTCGCCGCCAAGCGACGACACGGCGCGACGAGTGGCTCCGTTCCGTACGCGCGTGGCCGCCCGAGGGGTCGGCGCGCGCAGGACAACCTCTTCATGGCGCATCCCAATTCATTCGGCAGCCGTTCCACGCTGCAGGTGGGCGACCGCACGTACGCCTACTACCGGCTCGCCGCTCTCGACGCCCTCGCCGGAAGCTCGGCCAGGACGTTGCCCTTCTCGCTGCGCGTCCTGCTCGAAAATCTCCTGCGCGGCGAAGACAATGCCTTCGTCAAGAAGGCCGACATCGAAGCGCTCGCACACTGGGACGTGAAGGCCCCCGTCGACAAGGAGATCGCGTTCCGCACGGCGCGTGTGCTCCTTCAGGATTTCACCGGCGTGCCCTGCGTGGTCGATCTGGCCGCCATGCGCGATGCCATGGTCGCCCTCGGCGGTGATCCCACGAAGATCAACCCGCTCCAGCCGGTCGATCTCGTCATCGACCACTCGGTGCAGGTCGACGAGTACGGCACCGAAGCCGCGCTGCTGCTCAACACCGAACTCGAATTCGAACGCAACGGCGAGCGCTATCAGTTCCTCAAGTGGGGCCAGACGGCGCTGCGCAATTTCCGCGCGGTGCCGCCGGGCACGGGCATCTGTCACCAGGTGAATCTCGAATACCTGGGCCAGGTGGTCTTCACCGCGAAGGACGGCGACGACACGCTCGCCTACTGCGATTCGCTCGTGGGCACCGACTCGCACACCACGATGATCAACGGTCTCGGTGTGCTGGGCTGGGGCGTCGGAGGCATCGAAGCGGAAGCGGCCATGCTCGGTCAGCCCGTGAGCATGCTGATCCCCGAAGTCATCGGCTTCAAGCTGCACGGCAAGCTGCCGACGGGCGCCACGGCCACGGACCTCGTGCTCACCTGCACCGAGATGCTCCGCAAGAAGAAGGTCGTCGGCAAGTTCGTCGAGTTCTACGGCACGGGTCTTTCCAGCCTCGCTCTCGCCGATCGCGCCACCATCGCCAACATGGCGCCCGAATACGGCGCGACGATGGGCTTCTTCCCGGTGGACGCCGAAACGCTCAAGTATCTGCGTCTCTCGGGCCGCAGCGACGAGCAGGTCGCGCTGGTGGAAGCGTACTGCAAGGAGCAAGGGCTGTTCCGCACCGACAGCACGCCCGATCCGGTCTTCACCGACACGCTCGAGCTCGACCTGGGCACGGTGGTGCCCAGCCTCGCGGGTCCCAAGCGTCCGCAGGATCGTGTGCCGCTCACCGAGAGCAAGCGCATGTACCGCGAAGCGCTGGCCGCACAACTGGCCACGCAGGCGGTGGCCGCCGGCGCGAACGGTTCGGCGGGTTCCCCCGCCGCGGCCATGGTGTCGGAAGGCGGTCCGGTCGACACCGATCACGGCGTCGAGTGCACCTACCGGGGGCAGACGTTCAAGCTCCAGCATGGCCATGTGGTCATCGCGGCCATCACCAGCTGCACCAACACCAGCAACCCGAGCGTCATGCTCGCCGCCGGCCTGCTGGCGCGCAACGCGGTGGCCAAGGGACTCACCACCAAGCCCTGGGTGAAGACCTCGCTGGC encodes:
- a CDS encoding response regulator transcription factor codes for the protein MRVLLVEDDDTLRESATAFLRASGFAVDPAATGKMARGLAAVSPYDVVVLDVRLPDDDGFVLCTALRARIPAPRILMATARDGVEDRIAGLDLGADDYLVKPYALGELVARLRALMRRPDHAAPTVLQVEDLVLDPATREAHRNGRVITLTTKEFAVLEVLMRAPGRVLTREFIGEHAWDDNFDPMSNVIDVYIARLRRKIDGEGETPLLSTVRGAGYRLAVSSRG
- a CDS encoding patatin-like phospholipase family protein, whose protein sequence is MNGRKHKLDTATGEWAAARPRIRPRIGLVLGGGALKGMAHIGALRALAEAKITPALYAGTSIGAMIAAAAASGRTPENLLERARRFRRRDLFRINHMGMLMERMLSRSIYLEGPLRSLCEELVDEGTFETFRRPLLVTAVDIERGVPVVFGRPGLRAVKVRDAVYASCALPGFFPPGVVGNRVCIDGGTTDNLPIGIAALGMDALIAVDVGMADVPLATGVAEQGFASIFMRAAAMMMHEQQQGVLDRWAAPPLLLVRPPVSHIGPFSFSHVEELIEAGYHSMRDALGSLDQMLAAPGGVFPRQEVKIVVDRDRCTGCGICVANAPELMALDREQKAFPLLPIHEFSPADAAFARCCPEDVIRVEPTTPTETVADQLVQSA
- the acnA gene encoding aconitate hydratase AcnA, producing the protein MAHPNSFGSRSTLQVGDRTYAYYRLAALDALAGSSARTLPFSLRVLLENLLRGEDNAFVKKADIEALAHWDVKAPVDKEIAFRTARVLLQDFTGVPCVVDLAAMRDAMVALGGDPTKINPLQPVDLVIDHSVQVDEYGTEAALLLNTELEFERNGERYQFLKWGQTALRNFRAVPPGTGICHQVNLEYLGQVVFTAKDGDDTLAYCDSLVGTDSHTTMINGLGVLGWGVGGIEAEAAMLGQPVSMLIPEVIGFKLHGKLPTGATATDLVLTCTEMLRKKKVVGKFVEFYGTGLSSLALADRATIANMAPEYGATMGFFPVDAETLKYLRLSGRSDEQVALVEAYCKEQGLFRTDSTPDPVFTDTLELDLGTVVPSLAGPKRPQDRVPLTESKRMYREALAAQLATQAVAAGANGSAGSPAAAMVSEGGPVDTDHGVECTYRGQTFKLQHGHVVIAAITSCTNTSNPSVMLAAGLLARNAVAKGLTTKPWVKTSLAPGSKVATEYFNKAGLMDSLDQLGFNVVGYGCTTCIGNSGPLPIEISEAIDSGKLNVAAVLSGNRNFEGRVNPQTRFNYLASPPLVVAYALAGRMDIDLATEPLGIGTDGPVFLRDIWPSPQEVEDTILTSVKREQFTTQYADVFKGDEHWQAIVAPSGDQYAWDANSTYVQNPPYFEGMTMTPPGIRPINGAKVLGMFGDSITTDHISPAGSIAGASPAGKYLNALGVERKDFNSYGARRGNHEVMMRGTFANIRLKNELTGGKEGWWTATAPGAEPEAIYDVSMARQAAGVPQIVIAGKEYGTGSSRDWAAKGTMLLGVRAVIAESFERIHRSNLVGMGVLPLEFVNGETRQSLGLTGFEMYDVLGLDESLTPRATLVVRATAADGSVKQFSARCRIDTPEEMQYYKNGGILPYVLRSLVGR